The region GACAAGGGAACTTCAAGATCTCTGGGTTGTCTCGTCCAGAAGCGATAAGATGGGCTCTCAGGCTCTTCAGATATTGCGGCAGGGAGTGTGGGCCTCTCTGACCGGAGGATGGTACGTGGACCCTCATCAGAGTACCTTCTCAAACTGCTTTCATCTCTACCTCTGGATATTCCTCTTGGCCTTCCCGTTTCTTCTGTACATGGTGAGTTCTTGCAGTAATTCCTGAGGTAAAGAAAGCCACCAGCCCATGTTTCTGGAAAAACGTGTGTAATACTGATGGAATCCAAGAGCCTGTGCAGTTTTGATGCTTAGATGCACTAACATTGAGTAACTTTCCTTACCTGCTGGTGTTAAGGTTTAGCCTACTCTAGAAAGACTGGCTAAAACTTTGTCAAGATACCTGACAGACAGCTGCACATATTGACAGATTTTATGAAGCTATTTAAGTGATATTTTCTGTGAAATGTCTTTTCACAAAAAGTAGTTACAATGAAGCAGAACCAAGGCAACATCtatctttaaatatatatatatatatatatataaatatacactactgtacagaaatttgtggtcagtaacttttttttttttttttaaagaaattaatgcttctATTTACCAGGGACATCaaagacatttagaatgttacaaaagatttgtatttcaaacaaatgctgttttattctttactattcatcaaagaatcttgaaaatgtatcatgtgttccacaaaattaatcaaaaaatcaGAACAACTATTTtctgtaatataataaattcttcttttcttttctttcttttgcatcATCAAGGATCATGAGACGCTTTAGTACTAGAGTAATaactactgaaaattcagcattgaaatcacaggaataattagTAGTTATTTTAAGTTGCACCAATATTTCTTAggattactgattttactgtgtgtttttttttggtgagcattagagacttctttcaaaaacattttactgactccaaactttattcggtagtgtgtgtatatataataattgtCATGATTTAAAGGCaaaacagtattttaacttTCAGTAAAGTTCCTTTTCAAGGCAATAGCTTGTTTTAAAGTTTTACAGGATGTAAGTACAAgctccttacaagtacaatcaATGTTATTGATCAGATATACAAGGAGCCATTAAATAGAAGTCAGACTTCAGGAACACATTCCTTTTGCGTCCATTGTTTTCTGAATGTGGCAACAAGTTAATGATAAAGCAAAGCATGTGGGTAAACATGAAATGTTATGACATTGCTCATGATACTTGTGCTTTCACTATTGTTAACCTCCATCTTGCTGCTCCTGTAATACTCCTAAGTTGactgttaaacattttattgaacTTAACAGCTTTTAATGTCATCAGACAAAGATTCTgttcagttttttaaatttattttattatgtaggAACGctccactttttttgaaaataggctcattttccaactccccaagagttaaacagttgagttttaccgttttcaaatccattcagccgatctctgggtctggcggtagcacttttagctgcagcttagcatagatcattgaatcagattagaccgttagcatctcgctcaaaaatgaccaaagactgacgaaaaaaaataaagttgcaattttctaggccgatatggcTAGGagctatactctcattccggcataataatcaaggaactttgctgccgtaccatgggtGCACCAGGCGcaatgatattacgcagcgctgCTCGCACAGGGAGCGTGCCTTGCAACCATGGAGACATTTGTGAGAGacgctgcgtaatatcattgCGCCTGCTacccggaatgagagtatagttcctagccatatcggcctagaaaatcttAACTTTTCGTTTTCCGTCAGTCTTAGTGCACgatgtaactacagaagagtcaagttttaaataggaaaaatattgaAACTTTTTGAGCGAAATGCTAACGGTCTAATccgattcaatgatctatgctaagctgcagctaaaagtgctaccgccagacccggagattggctgaatggattcgagaatggtaaaactcaactgtttaactcttgGGCAGTTGGAaaattagcctatttttttttaaaaagtggtaTGTTCCTTTAAATAAATTGACAAGAAAATGTCTTGTCTGTCTtatgtacttttaaatgtttattaatttattttttaaacagacTTTACTCTGATCTTGCCTTGAAAATAGTCTTATATGCCAATGACGTAGCATAAATAACCAAGTAAATCATTACATTTATCATTAGGAAGAGGCCTAGTTGTATTTTGCATACAGTTAGAGACTTCTGATTTCATAATGTTCTTGCATAAATTGTGGTCTACATAAGAAGCAGTGTCTGAAATGAAACTGAGGTTGTAATTTTTCCAACCACATTAATGTGATTCTCCCACATTCATTCTTTTAGGCCCTTCCTGCCAGTTTAGTGGTGGCTGGTGTGTACTGCGCTGTGATAGCGGCCTTCTTTACGGCCATAAAAGCGGTGAACTTCCGACTACATGCCATGTTTGACCTGGGCGAGATTGTGGAGAAGAGGCAGGCCTCGTTCACCACAGACCCCAATAGAGTGGAAGAAGGAGAGGAAGGCTCTGGCGCTCACGACGGAAGCCAGCGCAGGTAGCGTGTAACTACCTTATTATATGTTTTTGTCAAACTACAATGTGACACTTTTCTGTCTCAAGTAGGCAGCATCAGTTTGTAGAGCATTGCAAGCATCATACTACTGAGTCAGACATTCTTTAGGGATTTGTTATTAGTGAACAGCTGTTAGTGGTGTTGAGCAGTCGCTCCGCTGTAGTCAGTTTTAGCTCATGTTGGCATGCCTGTGCCTACAGGGACAGTGGTGTCGGTGTGGAAATGACGGTGTTCCGAAAGGTGAACTCCACCCCTCCTGTACGCTGCAGTTCCCAGCACTCACTATTTGGATTGAACCAGGTGTCGGTGAGGATATTGTTAATGCCAAACATCACGTGTCCTTAAGCATTATTCTCCTTCACTTGTAGGAATTTCCTCTGACTCGTTTACTTTTCTTTTGCTCAGGAATTTTTACCACAGCTTGAAGACCCTGGAGGCTCAAAGGGTACATTGTGTTGTTGTTACTgttgcttttttaaataaactactCCAAATAGTTAACATGTTAACATGAACTGGTATGCTTACATTTCAATTCTTATctgatttttgtcatttttaaaattccaGATATTAAAGAGCTCATGCAGGAGCAGGGCAGTAATAATATGATTGTGACTTCTGCACATAGAGACGTCCTTCGACACAACTCTCAGGACAACACTAGTAAGAACGACCCCTATTACAGATGCTCTAAATTAGGGCTGCGTAGGACTGTTCCTTAGACTTCCAATTCAGAGTGCaacctttgtttttaaaaatctaattcagaattccaaaaatattttgaagttggtacaaaatgaacattcactttattttttttaatgcatgtgaTGTATGTTATTGTTCATGAtttgtttatgtatattttattatatgtgtgtgtgtatatatatgtatatgtgtgtgtgtatgtgtatatgtatatatatgggGTGGAACGGTACATGAGATGTCaaggttcggtacgtacctcagttagggggtcacggttcgatacgatttcggtacaacaagggggaaaaaagcatcTACTATGCttggtttcttttcatttattttgaacagtcagtagtacaaattaaaaaaatttcccACCTAGATGTggaaatactaaatattataatataaaatctgcagtacatatataaatataaggaataaattcttgaaatatatttgatttagtttacagcTAAACAAGGAATAAAAAAGGAACAGTGCGACACGTAACGTTGCCTATATAGGCTATGCTGagtttttcagttaatttttcTGATGATTAATTTGTTCACAAAGGaaactcaaatggcagaaagcgacattctatttgttttccttattttacaaaagcacattttgttttcatcgtGAGTgttcacaaataaaagcagacctttatacacaGTGATGcattaagttaagtcgtgacgtattgtcaagtatggtgacccatactcgaaattggtgctctgcatttaacccattaataagacaatacgtgtttaaagttgattctgctggtataaggaaacagatGAAGTCATCGCGCCGGagcgcacgcacgcacactcacgctgcacacacacacacacacacacacacacacacacacgcgtgcacacacacacacacaccacatcagttccagcattacTAAATTGACAGCACAGTTTGtagtttatcaaaataaaatacagtgaaccaaacatcagcgcgcctGCCTTTGTGTCACTGTTGGAACGCGATTTGAAAtgcaaagcctatcatttacataaataatcgtttagcattcagatacgttacatcgcaaatttggaaatattatgtaatatttggacttgtgccgaatgagagagggtAGGATACACAAGCTCAAAGATcaatttcgcaaacagttgagtgcgcaagcctttacaGTATACTCCTttagtgggctttgttttcaagtgcgcaactcatggcatttgCTGTTCTTCTgttggcggttatcaaacagtgtTGCATTACTGTGGGTGCCCCTTTCTGGATTGAGGGTGAATTGCTTGTATTcgttgtaaggcctcatgcaccgaaccgagttgtccgtaccgtgacggttcggtacgaatacatgtatcgTTCCACCCCTAATACATATAATACACATACACTTTTGAcgtttaatcaaaatgtaactCAATCTTCCGGTGAAAAAGACAAAACTGGTGATGTACACTagacttctccaatcatttagttTGCTTTAAACCCTGCCCCTGCGTATTTGACCACAAAATCACATTCACAAAACGCATAGTACCAAGTCCCCACcctactactttttttttttttttttttttaaagctgcagttaCTTTACTTTTAAACCGTTACGTTAACCGCACCATtacttttttggttaaaaattatccaaaatcaATTTTTGgccaagtacataaccagccagtggtCAAAATCTTCTTAccttagcccgattcacaacggtaagcttgtaatattgttttcttATATGAGTGGTACTGGTAGGTTTTTGTGGGAAATACAAGCATGTCACCGTTTGTCtttgcgtcattacgtcacttCCTTAAACATAAAGGAGTCCCAGCTAACAGGCTATATAGCATGTGAAGATGCTGCAGGTGGcagattattaatagccttttCTCatagcagctggaataattaaactTGTCACTTTGATGGTAGATTGTAATCCATAAAGATTCATACAACAATCATCAGTGACCACTGGAGATTCACCCGTACTCACCAGTAGTCTACACAtaacgctaatacacactaaaTACACGTAGTCAAGCAacgctgatgttgttaacattaacattttaagaacaaagtataataataataatttgcgtGGTTTGACGTGATATGAGCTAagcgatcgttagatttaatcaccattggtaacGTGATGTATtgtaatcctttttttttttttctcagttggtcagaacaaaagtggcagatatgttacttgttcagatgacattttccagtgaaaattcttatttgggtcatacttCCAAGAtgtagaatctgtgattccgaAGTGCAGTGAATGTCTACACCgatgcggtgactgacagccacacatactcctcagaacattagattcatccacgCTGAGGAGCCATGCCAATGCACAGCCCACGTAAAGATGATAATTCCCCAAATAACTGCAATTGCAGGTTTCacacagagatggcgacaaaggcAAAACTTATGGACTGCTGCTTTAAATAATCAGTTTCACTCAATCACAGCCAGAGTCACAATatggaaaaaagatctgttgctaCTTCCAGTTTATCACGTAATAAACTTTTCACGCAGTACTTTTGAACGgtttttttcatgaaatattgtgtctggtgtaatcaaacaaaaaaataattaaaacttcTGGCTTACAATCATTGATTGAAGTATCAAATGTATTTTACGTGTTTATtgcaaaaattataaaatactataaattagGTTAACTGAATGAATTACTAgcttaaaacaaattaattagtgaaatattttaatttgtacattatgctttgttttttgttgttccaGGTGTGGCGCCAACCTGCTTGGCTGGGGATTACAGAGGGCTAATTGGTGTGGGTGATGTATTGTCAGGAGGGTTTAGTAGCCTGCACCCAACAAATTGTCCTTCCATCCCACCCTCCCCATCCAGTCAAGAAGATGGAGATGAGAAGGACCAGGTGGATAATGGAGGTGCGGAGCAACTATCTCAGCAGAGCCCCGATGGGGATGGTCTAGGAGGCTACTCCCCCCTCGGACCATCAGCTGAGTCTGAGAGTCTGGGAGATGCTCCTCTCAGCCCTCTCATCAAGAGTAGCTTGAGCGAGGAGCTAAGCGAGAACTTGTTGGGTTTGGGCCTTGACCCTGTTACTTTTGCTCCTGGTGCTGAGCACCCAGGCAGCCGCACCGGGGTAGCCCTGGCTGCAGGATCCACTGACAGCTGCTTCAGTGGAGGTGGAGCGGCCACAGACAGAGAGACGCTTAGTACAGTCAGTAGCTACCGCAGTGAGAAAACGGACTCAACCCAGCTTGAGAGCCCTTCGCTGGGCCAGACGCATAAACCTGTGTCTAACACTCCTTCCACAGCTTTGCCTCAGGGTAAAGGCCCCTATCATCAGTCTGGAGATGTACTTCAAGGTGGTAGTGACACGGATGACCTGTCAGACAGCGTGCTGCTTCGATCACCCTCCAAAGAGCTCTCCTCTGGGCAGGGCCTGGACAGAACTCTGGTGGAGGGAGAGGACCTTCCTCCTTTGCCTACGGACATTGCACAGCCCTCCTTGCGGGACTCATCGCCGTCAAGCAGCGGGCCTTCTGAGACCTGCGATCTTGATGGTGGCATCCCCATCCCCCCTCTTCCTCCTCCGCGCCAGGCCAGCTCTGTACCATCAGGGTTGGCGCTGGGCTTGGTCTgctcagagcccgctctgccggTCTCTGCCCCGTCCTACCTCCTAGCAGAGCCACCGTCTCTGCAAGCGCAGCAGCAGGTAGTGCGACCTAAAGATCTGAAACTGCTACGTGCTGGTGGCAGTGTGGGTCACCGACCTGGTCGCAGGAAAGCTCCCCGCAAACGGGGCACTGCTGGCAGTAGCAGTTTCGACTGTGGCTCCTACCGCCGGCACCACAACCGTGGCCAACACAGAGACTACATCCCTGTACGCAGTCGGCTGGGTGCCAAAGCCTACAGCGAGAGCTTGTTCGAAGACTCAAGTGATGAAGACGACGGCAGCGACATGAGTGCTGGCTCTAGTCTTGGATCCCAACGTCGCTTCAGCTCTGacgatgaagatgatgatgaagatgatgattcTAGCTCTTCTACCTCCTGCTATTCCCCCGATTTGGCAAATACCGGCATCACTTCCCAATCTGTCCCCCCTCAACTACCTAGCCCTGGAGAGGGGGAGGAGCCTGACACAGTAGGACCCTCCCATTCTCGCAGTGCTCAGCGCTCAGCCAGCACAGCCAGTGCCAAGACTCATGCCAGAGTGCTCAGCATGGATGGGGCCGGTGGAGGCTCCAACAACACAGGGACCCTTGTGTCTACTATGCTACCTTTACCCCTTTCTTCTACTCCTGCCCCACGTCCACTCATCATCTCTAAATCAGATCTGGAGGCTCGGACAGTGCACTCAGAGGCCTTCTCCAGGGCCCACCATAGGTTAGACTCTCTTGGAGGCTCCTGGGCTGGGAACCAGACGGGCTGGAGAGCAGGAGAGCTGCTGGAAGAGGGGGCAGTAGGAGGAGGTGAAGAGCAAACAGATTCATTCTTAATATTTCGTATTTAGAGCCTGGAATAGTTTAATGATTTGTGGTGTtgctcttatttttattatctgtagtagtgaatatttaatgtttttttcttttattaaaactGTTGCTGTTTGCCCATGCAGCCCCAGAGGAGGGAAGCAAACGTGACTCTGTGAGCAGTGTAAAAAGGACACAGGCCATTCGCAGGCGTCATAATGCTGGTAGTAACCCCACCCCACCCCCTTCTGCCATGGGCTCTCCTCCGAGTCTTCAAGACCTTCAGAGAGTCCGCACTTCCTCTCACTCCCGCACCCGAACGCTCCCCTCTGCTCTGCACTTCGCTGCCTCATCCTTGCTGCTGCTGCCCCGCAGCGGTGTTCACGAGGCATCCACCTTCGATGACACCTCAGAGGGAGCTGTGCACTACTTTTATGATGAGAGTGGTAAAGAACAGTTTGTTTCAGCGACACTGATTTAAATCTGGCTTAGTTGTGGTTGTTTCTTCAATTAAAATGATCTAATTTCAGGAGTAAAGAGGTCTTATACTTTTGGGCCTGCTGGTGGAGGATATGAGGACCCAGTCCAGTAAGTCTTAACTTTTACCATTGGGCTGATATTCAACagtctcccaagtgtttgaccCTTTTTTCTTGGCTCAGGGAACGAGAACGACAGTCGCAGTCCTCTAGCTTTACCTCCACTGATGTCCAGGAGGTGGCGCCAGTGCTGTCCATGCTGCAGCCCAGACCAGTGGTTCTCCAGGGCATGCAGGTCCGCGGGGTACCTCTGGATATGCCAGAGGTGAGGCTTAACTCTTCAGAATCATCAATACACGTTACATTTCAATCCTCCCGACTACATTGATGTTTTTCTCTTTGTAGTTTGACCTAGATCATGAGTCACCTCACGAATCCCAGGAGAACACATTGATGATTGAGGAAAAGGCCAAGCCTAAACAGTATTACCGTTTCTGGGTGCTGCCGGGGAAATGGCTAAGAGTTCGCTATGACAGGCTTGCTTTGCTAGCCTTACTGGACAGGAACCGACGTGTAGGGGAGAATGTGTTTGCGGTGGTGTTGGCCAGCTTAGTGGCGTTCCTTGGCTTCTTGTTGCTTCTCCAGGGCTTCTTTAGGGACATCTGGGTATTCCAGTTCTGCCTAGTCATTGCCAGCTGTCAGTACTCCTTGCTAAAGGTCAGTGTGAGCATTTTTGGAATGGCCTATATGTGTTTGTTTTAGCATTATGTTAGTTGTGTTTTCAGGTGTTGGCATCTCTTGATAATTGTACAGTCTTCACACGCCCTGATAGTGGTGTTGTATTTGTGTTAATCAGTCTTTTTTTCCCTTATCTGTTTCAGAGTGTGCAGCCCGACGCAGCATCTCCGATGCATGTGAGTATATAACAGTTTGTCTGTCTTTTCTTGGACCCGCCTAGCTGAAATCAaacagaaattaatttaatgtggTCTTCATTGCAGGGCCATAACTGGATCATAGTGTACAGCCGACCAGTGTATTTCTGCTTGTGTTGTGTGCTGATCTGGGTATTTGACCTGGTTGGCCATTCGGACAGTATGAGGCCTTTCACCCTCTACGGGGTCACCTTCTTCTCCGCACACTTTCTGCTCTGCGCTAGAGACATGCTCATAGGTCTGCTCACTCACTGTTAAACCTTTCTTAATTGAGTTGTGCAAAATATAATAGCCTAATAATTCATACGTTTTCCTTTGCAGTGTTCACCCTCTGTTTTCCCGTCATCTTCCTGTTTGGGCTTCTACCTCAGGTCAACACGTTCCTCATGTGTTTGTTGGAACAGGTGGACATGCACATTTTCGGTGGAACTGGTGAGACCTGCGTTATACTTTACTAATGCTATAGCAGTAACGCTTTACAGTAAGGTTACCATCCGTACATAAACGAACAATGAtcagtatttttatataacGTTTACAAATGGAactttattctaaagtgttactacTGTAGCTATGATGGTTCTGCTCAACTGGTACAGCAAGGTCCTTGCAACTCCAAGGTCATGGAGTGATTCCCAGGGAGCTGGCATATTGTACGTCCCTGCACCACAAGTATGATGTCTTGTCACTTGTGTCTTTCAGCAACCACAAGCCCACTGTCTTCAGTCTATAGTCTGTTGCGCAGTATATTGGTGGCGGCTCTTGTTTATGGATTTTGCCTTGGTGCCATCAATGTAAGTGGGAATCTATTTGTCTCTTTCACAGTAGAACTGTGTTTATTGGTGCTTACTTTTCtaattttttgtgtttgtgtatgtgtaggcTCCATGGGGAGAGGCACATGTCCCGGTGCTCTTCTCTGTGTTCTGTGGCCTCCTCCTGGCCTTGTCGTATCATCTGAGCAGGCAGAGCAGTGACCCAACCATCCTCTGGTCAGTGTCACCACACATTCATGATTTTCCGGTCATCTTAATGCACCGACAGCTCTGTGAGCGTCATCTAAActtctgggttttttttttttacactgttcTCTGGACAGGTCCCTGGTCCGCTCCAAGTTCTTCCCAGAGCTGGAGAGCCGAACACCAGAAGAGCCCCCATTAGAGATTAAAGACCCTCTCCCAGAGAAATTGCGCAACTCTGTGGTAAGAGCACTCGCCATTTGCATTTATCTTTGCTAAATAGGAGTTCCAATGGCTTTTAAATGGCTCCCTTCTCTCTGACTCTGCAGAAAGAGACTCTTCACTCAGATCTGGTCATGTGCCCTCTTATGGCCATTATCACCTTCGCCATTAGTGCCAGCACCGTCTTTATTGCTCTCCAGGTCAGTAGGCCATCTAGAATGTGATTTTGAGTATGTTAATAGTCTCATTGTGAGAACTAGTCCTCATCCAAAGACTGAACATCATTTCTAGTCTTGTAAAGTCTAGTTCATTGTAACAAATCTGCTTGttcaaagtttttattttttttaaattgctgccttggttttaatgtgttttctgCACTGCTTTTCAGCCTGCTCTCAGTTTCGTCCTGTACATCTTGGCTGGGGTGGTGGGGTTCTTCACACACTACCTCCTGCCTCAGTTCCGCAAACAGCTGCCCTGGTTCTGCTTGGCCCACCCTGTGCTGCGCTCCAGAGAATACAGCCAGTTTGAGGTCCGAGGTGAGAAGTCAAAACTACATGCACAAACTTATGTCTGAATGTGTGAACAAGTGTGATAGACTGATCCCTCTCTGTCTCAGATGCTGCTCAGCTCATGTGGTTTGAGAAGCTGTATGCTTGGCTGCAGTGTGTGGAGAAGTATTTCATCTACCCGGCTGTAGTGCTCAACTCCCTCACCACTGAAGCTCACACTGTCAGCCAAAACCCTGACAAACCTGGAGCCTAGTAAGAACAAGAACATCCAGAGTCCTAGTGTAGAATAAAGCACAACACTAGCTGAAGTTGAATTCAAGGTTTTCAATGTGGTCCCAGACTTTAGATTTTAGACATGGACAGTGATGAcatcttttatttgttttttttagtggcCGTGCTCTATTCATCTCAGTGGCTGGAATGAAGCTGCTTCGATCATCCTTCTGTATCCCGTCTCAGCAGTTTGTCACTCTGTGCTTCACCGCCCTCTTCTTCCAATTCGACTACCCGCGCTTTTCACAGACCTTCCTCCTCGACTACTACTGCATGTCAATCCTCTTCAGCAAGGTCTGAGCATACATCCACATCTCTCTTAGATGCCTTTAAAAGACCCAAATTCAATTTGTGTAACATTTTATATCTGT is a window of Onychostoma macrolepis isolate SWU-2019 chromosome 21, ASM1243209v1, whole genome shotgun sequence DNA encoding:
- the LOC131529551 gene encoding pecanex-like protein 3, which translates into the protein MGSQALQILRQGVWASLTGGWYVDPHQSTFSNCFHLYLWIFLLAFPFLLYMALPASLVVAGVYCAVIAAFFTAIKAVNFRLHAMFDLGEIVEKRQASFTTDPNRVEEGEEGSGAHDGSQRRDSGVGVEMTVFRKVNSTPPVRCSSQHSLFGLNQVSEFLPQLEDPGGSKDIKELMQEQGSNNMIVTSAHRDVLRHNSQDNTSVAPTCLAGDYRGLIGVGDVLSGGFSSLHPTNCPSIPPSPSSQEDGDEKDQVDNGGAEQLSQQSPDGDGLGGYSPLGPSAESESLGDAPLSPLIKSSLSEELSENLLGLGLDPVTFAPGAEHPGSRTGVALAAGSTDSCFSGGGAATDRETLSTVSSYRSEKTDSTQLESPSLGQTHKPVSNTPSTALPQGKGPYHQSGDVLQGGSDTDDLSDSVLLRSPSKELSSGQGLDRTLVEGEDLPPLPTDIAQPSLRDSSPSSSGPSETCDLDGGIPIPPLPPPRQASSVPSGLALGLVCSEPALPVSAPSYLLAEPPSLQAQQQVVRPKDLKLLRAGGSVGHRPGRRKAPRKRGTAGSSSFDCGSYRRHHNRGQHRDYIPVRSRLGAKAYSESLFEDSSDEDDGSDMSAGSSLGSQRRFSSDDEDDDEDDDSSSSTSCYSPDLANTGITSQSVPPQLPSPGEGEEPDTVGPSHSRSAQRSASTASAKTHARVLSMDGAGGGSNNTGTLVSTMLPLPLSSTPAPRPLIISKSDLEARTVHSEAFSRAHHRLDSLGGSWAGNQTGWRAGELLEEGAVGGAPEEGSKRDSVSSVKRTQAIRRRHNAGSNPTPPPSAMGSPPSLQDLQRVRTSSHSRTRTLPSALHFAASSLLLLPRSGVHEASTFDDTSEGAVHYFYDESGVKRSYTFGPAGGGYEDPVQERERQSQSSSFTSTDVQEVAPVLSMLQPRPVVLQGMQVRGVPLDMPEFDLDHESPHESQENTLMIEEKAKPKQYYRFWVLPGKWLRVRYDRLALLALLDRNRRVGENVFAVVLASLVAFLGFLLLLQGFFRDIWVFQFCLVIASCQYSLLKSVQPDAASPMHGHNWIIVYSRPVYFCLCCVLIWVFDLVGHSDSMRPFTLYGVTFFSAHFLLCARDMLIVFTLCFPVIFLFGLLPQVNTFLMCLLEQVDMHIFGGTATTSPLSSVYSLLRSILVAALVYGFCLGAINAPWGEAHVPVLFSVFCGLLLALSYHLSRQSSDPTILWSLVRSKFFPELESRTPEEPPLEIKDPLPEKLRNSVKETLHSDLVMCPLMAIITFAISASTVFIALQPALSFVLYILAGVVGFFTHYLLPQFRKQLPWFCLAHPVLRSREYSQFEVRDAAQLMWFEKLYAWLQCVEKYFIYPAVVLNSLTTEAHTVSQNPDKPGAYGRALFISVAGMKLLRSSFCIPSQQFVTLCFTALFFQFDYPRFSQTFLLDYYCMSILFSKLWDLLYKLRFVLTYIAPWQITWGSAFHAFAQPFAVPHSAMLFVQAVFSALFSTPLNPVLGSAVFVTSYTRPVKFWERDYNTKRVDHSNTRLATQLDRNPGADDNNLNSIFYEHLTRSLQHSLCGDLLLGRWGNYTTGDCFILASDYLNALVHIIEIGNGLVTFQLRGLEFRGTYCQQREVEAITEGVEEDEGCCCCEPGHLPHMLSFNAAFGQRWLAWEVAATKYVLEGYSISDNNAASMLQVFDLRKILITYYVKSIIYYVTRSPKLEEWLANETVQEALRPCLSPSYVDSDPTFNLNIDEDYDHRASGITPSSFCLVYLEWIKYCNSRRQTPVESEKDSPLVTLCFGLCILGRRALGTASHSMSASLEPFLYGLHALFKGDFRITSPRDEWVFADMDLLNRVVAPGVRMSLKLHQDHFTSPDEYEDPVVLYDAITANEEKMLISHEGDPVWRSAILANMPSLLALRHVMDDGSDEYKIIMLNKRFLSFRVIKVNRECVRGLWAGQQQELVFLRNRNPERGSIQNAKQALRNMINSSCDQPIGYPIYVSPLTTSYAGAHVQLRSVWGGPISPHNIYTWFISSWDRLQKGCGAGCNSGGNIEDSDCGGGSTSISNNPTAHPPQNTASTIPQPHPTTVQPSMGTDNPVGPSWPLHPQPLPLALLSQSEGRMDAGLVSSLHRTSSIHGLLGQHLSSSQLSFSSSVALPPADRFCPSSLQDNPGHRASQRGLSLGQGSGLPYEALYSKWSLSGRKGFNGPAVMEGDGSASQSIRTQPSQPPLPVLPSDVSPTLDPMGAVMPSETTPLTSSDPPSAREESTELPLLEHLR